In Acidiferrobacterales bacterium, a single window of DNA contains:
- a CDS encoding acyl-CoA dehydrogenase, which produces MKTGRSKTEFLWQDPFLLEEQLDESERMIQDSVRRYAHDALMPRIVQANRSEVFDSAIAAEMGELGLLGSTIDGFGCAGLSYVSYGLIAREIERVDSSYRSFLSVQSSLVMYPIHRFGSDMQRERFLPELASGRLIGCFGLTEPDHGSDPGSMTTKARQVKGGYLLNGEKTWISNAPIADILLVWAKDDEGVIRGFLLERGSSGLETPKIEGKFSLRASSTGSIAMNDVYVTDEMVLPDASGLKAPFACLTMARYGISWGALGAAEFCWHAALEYSMNRRQFGRPIGANQLIQKKLADMQTEISLAIQGCLRAGRLMEQGRAPHELISMLKRNSAGKSLKIAREARDIHGGNGVCDEYHVIRHCMNLEAVNTYEGTHDIHALILGKSQTGIPAFN; this is translated from the coding sequence ATGAAGACGGGCAGAAGCAAGACTGAATTTCTCTGGCAGGATCCCTTTCTGCTGGAAGAGCAGCTGGACGAATCGGAGCGGATGATTCAGGATTCTGTGAGACGATACGCCCACGATGCGCTGATGCCGCGAATTGTGCAGGCGAATCGAAGTGAGGTTTTTGATTCTGCGATTGCAGCTGAAATGGGGGAGTTGGGATTGCTGGGCTCAACCATCGATGGATTTGGCTGTGCGGGACTCAGTTACGTCAGTTATGGGCTGATTGCAAGAGAAATCGAACGCGTGGATAGCAGTTATCGTTCCTTTCTCAGTGTACAGTCATCTTTGGTCATGTATCCGATTCACAGGTTCGGGAGCGATATGCAGCGCGAGCGGTTTCTGCCGGAATTGGCAAGCGGACGCCTGATTGGCTGTTTTGGGCTGACCGAACCGGACCACGGATCTGACCCCGGCAGCATGACAACCAAAGCCCGCCAGGTAAAGGGCGGATATCTGTTGAATGGCGAAAAGACATGGATTTCAAATGCACCGATTGCGGATATTCTTCTGGTTTGGGCAAAAGACGACGAAGGTGTGATTCGGGGATTTTTGCTGGAACGGGGCTCATCGGGTCTTGAGACACCAAAGATCGAGGGGAAGTTCTCACTGCGAGCGTCATCAACCGGCAGTATTGCAATGAATGATGTGTACGTGACAGATGAAATGGTATTGCCGGACGCATCGGGACTCAAAGCTCCTTTTGCATGCTTGACAATGGCGCGCTACGGCATCAGTTGGGGTGCGCTCGGCGCGGCTGAGTTTTGTTGGCATGCGGCGCTGGAGTATTCGATGAATCGCAGGCAGTTCGGACGCCCCATCGGTGCCAATCAGTTGATTCAGAAAAAACTGGCAGACATGCAAACAGAAATTTCACTGGCCATTCAGGGTTGTTTGCGTGCCGGACGCCTGATGGAACAGGGAAGGGCGCCGCACGAACTGATCAGTATGCTGAAACGTAACAGCGCCGGCAAGTCACTAAAGATCGCGCGCGAAGCCAGGGACATTCATGGAGGCAACGGAGTGTGTGATGAATATCACGTGATTCGCCACTGCATGAATCTCGAGGCTGTCAACACATATGAGGGCACTCATGACATTCATGCCCTGATTCTTGGCAAATCCCAAACAGGAATTCCTGCATTCAACTAA